In one Pseudomonas sp. R84 genomic region, the following are encoded:
- a CDS encoding bacterioferritin-associated ferredoxin, which translates to MYVCLCTGVTDGQIREAIYEGCCSYKEVRQATGVASQCGKCACLAKEVVRETLTKLQTSQAAIPYPVEFTAA; encoded by the coding sequence ATGTATGTTTGTCTCTGCACTGGCGTCACCGACGGACAGATCCGCGAAGCGATCTATGAAGGTTGCTGCAGCTATAAAGAAGTCCGCCAGGCCACCGGCGTCGCCAGCCAATGCGGCAAATGTGCCTGCCTTGCCAAGGAAGTGGTCCGCGAAACCCTGACCAAGCTGCAAACGTCCCAGGCTGCGATCCCCTATCCCGTAGAATTTACTGCCGCGTAA